The following are from one region of the Coffea eugenioides isolate CCC68of chromosome 2, Ceug_1.0, whole genome shotgun sequence genome:
- the LOC113761770 gene encoding cytochrome b5-like — MTDRRVYVFDEVARHDKRGDTWLIISGKVYDVSLFLDDHPGGDEALLAVTGKDATIDFDEQNHSEEARKMLVDYYIGDVDISTLPVEHEDTTEEAAASAGIQTFGGLVKILQFLIPLIILGLALALRQYKNKE; from the exons ATGACGGATCGTAGAGTTTATGTCTTTGATGAGGTTGCAAGGCACGACAAAAGGGGGGACACCTGGCTTATAATCTCCGGGAAG GTGTACGATGTGTCCTTATTTCTGGATGACCATCCCGGGGGTGATGAGGCCCTGCTTGCAGTAACTG GGAAAGATGCCACAATTGATTTTGACGAACAGAACCACAGTGAGGAGGCAAGGAAAATGCTGGTTGACTACTACATTGGTGATGTAGACATATCGACTCTTCCAGTTGAACATGAAGACACAACTGAAGAAGCAGCGGCTTCTGCAGGAATCCAGACTTTTGGAGGTTTGGTTAAGATATTGCAATTCCTGATCCCCCTGATCATCCTGGGATTAGCATTAGCTCTCCGCCAGTACAAGAACAAGGAATAG
- the LOC113762632 gene encoding cytochrome P450 78A9-like gives MRRDIERQLWLLAPLASKSKSVTPANAICFLFLVVLVYLVINLIYWAHPGGPAWGRHKWSRRRNASSSCSTRTATTSTATVQLMSPWKKHSKIIPGPKGLPFIGSMDLMAGLAHHKIAAAAAACQAKRLMAFSLGETRVIVTCNPEVAREILNSSDFGDRPMKESAYSLMFNRAIGFAPYGVYWRTLRRIAATHLFCPKQIKASQSQRFEIASQMVETMTRRGGKESVVPVRDVLKLASLNHMMCSVFGRKYSLVLREGEEEEDGSHSETDELRKLVDEGYNLLGVFNWSDHLPWLADFDLQKVRFRCSNLVPKVNRFVSRIIDQHKKKAQHRHQGDQHTQFDRDFVDVLLNLEGPDKLSDSDMIAVLWEMIFRGTDTVAVLVEWVLARMVIHPEVQTRVQQELDQLSGGGSRALVEPDIADAAYLPAVVKEVLRLHPPGPLLSWARLAVTDTTVDGQNVPRGTTAMVNMWAITRDPQVWSDPLEFNPDRFLTKPECGGGGNAAGLCVLGSDLRLAPFGSGRRSCPGKALGLTTVTFWVASLLHEFEFEFGGEGAPDLGEVLRLSCEMAEPLRVRVRPRRLLA, from the exons ATGAGACGAGACATAGAACGGCAGCTTTGGTTATTAGCTCCTCTGGCCTCAAAAAGCAAATCCGTAACTCCCGCAAATGCCATATGTTTCTTGTTTCTCGTCGTCCTAGTGTATCTAGTCATCAACTTAATCTACTGGGCTCATCCAGGTGGCCCAGCCTGGGGCAGGCATAAATGGAGCCGGAGGAGAAATGCTTCTAGCAGTTGCAGTACTAGAACTGCCACCACTAGTACTGCTACGGTCCAGCTCATGTCCCCGTGGAAGAAGCACTCTAAAATAATACCGGGGCCAAAAGGGCTTCCTTTCATAGGAAGCATGGACCTCATGGCTGGGCTTGCACACCACAAGATTGCGGCCGCGGCCGCTGCTTGCCAGGCCAAGCGTCTGATGGCCTTCAGCTTGGGCGAGACGAGGGTGATCGTGACGTGCAACCCGGAGGTGGCGAGGGAGATATTGAACAGCTCAGACTTCGGTGATCGTCCCATGAAGGAGTCGGCTTACAGCCTTATGTTCAACAGAGCTATTGGGTTCGCTCCTTACGGGGTATACTGGAGAACCCTCCGAAGAATCGCGGCTACGCATCTGTTTTGTCCCAAACAGATCAAAGCCTCGCAGTCCCAGAGGTTCGAAATAGCTTCCCAGATGGTGGAAACGATGACGAGGCGTGGAGGAAAAGAAAGCGTGGTCCCCGTCAGGGATGTGCTGAAGCTGGCTTCTCTTAACCACATGATGTGCTCTGTGTTTGGAAGGAAATACAGCTTGGTGCTGCGGgagggggaggaggaggaggatggtTCCCACTCTGAGACGGATGAACTCAGGAAGCTGGTGGACGAGGGATACAACCTTCTGGGTGTATTCAACTGGTCCGACCACCTTCCCTGGTTGGCCGATTTTGACTTGCAAAAAGTTCGCTTCAGGTGCTCCAACCTGGTTCCCAAAGTGAACCGATTTGTCAGTCGGATCATCGACCAACATAAGAAGAAGGCTCAGCATCGTCATCAGGGCGATCAACATACCCAATTCGACCGCGATTTTGTGGACGTTTTGCTCAACCTTGAGGGACCAGACAAGTTGTCGGATTCTGACATGATCGCCGTACTCTGg GAAATGATATTTCGAGGTACGGACACAGTAGCGGTATTGGTGGAGTGGGTCCTGGCCAGGATGGTGATTCATCCGGAGGTCCAAACCAGGGTCCAACAGGAGCTGGACCAACTCAGTGGCGGGGGGTCACGTGCCTTGGTGGAGCCTGACATCGCGGACGCCGCATATCTGCCGGCGGTGGTCAAGGAAGTACTTAGGTTGCACCCCCCGGGCCCGCTCCTGTCCTGGGCCCGTTTGGCTGTGACGGACACCACGGTGGATGGTCAAAACGTGCCGAGGGGGACCACAGCTATGGTAAACATGTGGGCCATCACCAGGGACCCACAAGTCTGGTCGGACCCCCTGGAATTCAATCCCGACAGGTTCTTAACAAAGCCGGAATGCGGCGGAGGCGGGAATGCGGCGGGGTTGTGCGTGTTGGGATCAGACCTGAGGCTAGCACCGTTTGGGTCGGGCAGAAGAAGCTGTCCCGGCAAGGCCCTGGGCCTCACCACGGTGACCTTTTGGGTGGCTTCGCTTTTGCACGAGTTCGAATTTGAGTTTGGGGGAGAGGGTGCGCCGGATTTAGGTGAGGTGCTGCGGCTGTCATGTGAAATGGCGGAACCGCTGAGGGTGAGGGTGCGACCCCGGCGGCTGTTAGCCTGA